From Hydractinia symbiolongicarpus strain clone_291-10 chromosome 12, HSymV2.1, whole genome shotgun sequence, one genomic window encodes:
- the LOC130621803 gene encoding enkurin-like, whose protein sequence is MHRRCPDYEESIYNLIPKTPEKPPKAERHKSKFQTTVKDEQKFNKKENKTMGPAKVPLNDPENFLKKRSKLPNLTEKQKFKYPDEEQRRPAVPRHTEKPLMGVTTNKNFITTNAVENILSVPKKPAANFADTRRGSTHPLEPSGLTPKYMKKKDYGQTPNYLVKRKEEIDEMQQAYNEYVQDSLRKGAMKCLLEAERQNIISGLKSNWEEIHHQYQGLSVVTDTAPKKNRKERMEAEMDQLEKDIELLEKHTKIYIANAS, encoded by the exons ATGCATCGCAGATGTCCCGATTATGAAGAAAGCATATATAACTTAATACCTAAGACCCCAGAGAAGCCACCCAAGGCGGAAAG acacaaatcaaaatttcaaacaacaGTTAAAGAtgaacaaaaatttaataaaaaggagAACAAAACAATG GGTCCTGCTAAAGTTCCATTAAATGATCCAGAGAACTTCCTCAAAAAGAGATCGAAACTACCTAATCTTACAGAAA AACAGAAATTCAAATATCCCGATGAAGAGCAAAGAAGACCGGCTGTCCCTAGACATACTGAGAAGCCTTTAATGGGAGTGACGACCAACAAAAACTTCATCACAACGAATGCTGTAGAGAATATACTATCAGTACCAAAGAAACCGGCTGCAAATTTTGCAGATACCAGACGAGGCTCGACACATCCTTTGGAACCGTCAGGATTGACTCCGAAATACATGAAAAAAAAGGATTATGGTCAGACGCCTAATTATTTGGTCAAACGAAAAGAAGAAATCGATGAAATGCAGCAAGCGTACAATGAGTACGTACAAGACTCGTTACGTAAAGGCGCAATGAAATGTTTATTGGAGGCTGAAAG ACAGAACATAATATCTGGTTTAAAATCGAACTGGGAGGAAATTCACCATCAATACCAAGGATTATCTGTCGTTACTGATACCGCACCGAAGAAGAATCGAAAAGAACGGATGGAAGCAGAAATGGACCAACTGGAGAAGGATATCGAACTTTTggaaaaacatacaaaaatatatattgcgAACGCATCTTAA
- the LOC130621799 gene encoding sperm-associated antigen 6, with translation MSTRQVLQVFEQYQKARTTFVQTVSELASRPQNIETLQNAGVMALLRPLLLDVVPTVQQTAALALGRLANYNDDLAEAVVRGDILPQLVYSLAEQNRFYKKTAAFVLRAVAKHSPQLAQAVVDCGALEALVICLEEFDPGVKEAAAWALGYIARHNAELSQSVVDAGAVPLLVLCIQEPELPLKRISASALSDICKHSPELAQTVVDAGAIAHLAQMILNPDAKLKRQVFSALSQIAKHSVDLAEMVVEAEVFPAVLTCLKDSDEYVKKNVAILIREVAKHTPELAQLIVNAGGVAAVIDYIGETRGNIRLPGIMMLGYVGAHSENLAMAVIVSKGVVQLAIVLSEEVEDHIKAASAWALGQIGRHTPEHAKAVAIANVLPKLLFCYLSAESSEDLQTKSKKALKNILQRCIHLPALEPLLHNAPPNILKHVVSQFSKVLPHDSKSRKLFVTSGGLKKIQEIKVEPGTALHEYINTINNCYPEEIVRYYSPGYSEKLLDRIEQYQPPLVQ, from the exons atgagTACTCGACAAGTATTGCAAG TATTTGAGCAGTACCAAAAAGCAAGGACAACATTTGTGCAGACTGTATCAGAACTAGCATCTCGGCCACAAAATATAGAGACATTACAAAATGCAG GAGTCATGGCTTTACTTAGACCATTACTACTTGATGTTGTACCAACTGTTCAACAAACTGCTGCATTAGCTCTTGGAAGATTAGCAAACTATAATGATGACCTGGCTGAAGCTGTTGTCAGAGGAGACATTCTTCCACAATTAGTATATTCATTAGCAGAACAGAAT agattttacaaaaaaacagcTGCTTTTGTCCTCCGTGCTGTTGCTAAACATTCTCCACAGTTAGCACAA GCAGTAGTTGACTGTGGAGCATTAGAAGCATTGGTTATTTGTTTAGAAGAGTTTGATCCAGGGGTAAAGGAAGCAGCAGCCTGGGCCTTGGGCTACATTGCTAGACATAATGCAG AACTGTCACAGTCTGTAGTTGATGCTGGAGCTGTCCCATTGCTTGTTCTTTGTATACAAGAACCAGAACTACCATTAAAACGAATCTCTGCATCAGCATTAAGTGATATATGTAAACATTCACCAGAA cttgCACAAACTGTAGTTGACGCAGGTGCGATTGCACACTTAGCGCAGATGATTTTGAATCCGGATGCGAAGCTTAAG AGGCAAGTGTTTTCCGCGTTAAGTCAAATAGCTAAACATTCAGTTGATCTTGCAGAAATGGTTGTGGAGGCAGAAGTCTTTCCAGCAGTATTGACGTGTCTTAAAGATTCAGATGAGTACGTGAAGAAGAACGTGGCCATTTTGATCAGAGAAGTAGCAAAACATACACCAGAG TTGGCGCAATTGATAGTCAACGCCGGTGGTGTGGCAGCTGTTATTGACTACATAGGCGAAACACGGGGTAATATAAGACTGCCAGGTATTATGATGCTGGGTTATGTCGGTGCTCACTCGGAAAACCTTGCTATGGCTGTCATCGTTTCAAAG GGTGTCGTGCAATTGGCAATCGTGTTGTCCGAAGAAGTGGAAGATCATATCAAG GCCGCTTCAGCATGGGCGTTGGGACAGATTGGTCGTCACACACCAGAACATGCGAAAGCTGTTGCTATTGCTAACGTTTTACCGAAGTTACTATTCTGTTATTTATCAGCTGAATCGTCAGAAGATCTTCAGACCAAG tctaaaaaagcattaaagAACATCCTTCAACGATGCATTCATCTGCCAGCGTTAGAACCTCTTCTGCACAATGCACCGCCTAACatcctaaaacacgtggttagtCAGTTCTCCAAAGTGTTGCCTCACGATTCTAAATCACGAAAACTTTTTGTCACAAGTGGAGGGTTAAAGAAAATCCAGGAAATCAAAGTGGAACCAGGAACTGCTCTTCACGAGTACATTAACACCATTAATAATTGTTATCCTGAAGAAATCGTCAG atACTACTCGCCCGGCTACTCTGAAAAACTACTGGATCGAATCGAACAATACCAACCACCTTTGGTGCAGTAA
- the LOC130621801 gene encoding peroxisomal trans-2-enoyl-CoA reductase-like: MAAISAKNFGSIFRSGLFDGKVAIVTGGGTGIGKAITKELAVLGCKVIIASRKYEVLQSSSSEINQQLKNDLVYPIPCNIRKEDEVKSLMDKTVSQFGRIDCLVNNGGGQFISPFASMKTKGWNAVVDTNLNGTYYCLKEAYHAWMKENGGSIVNIVVNNFNGMPYMAHSGAARAGVQNLTKTLALEWAPNGIRINSVAPGVIYSETAAANYKDHPDLFDSVTKLLPTKRTGSVEEISGLVCFLLSPAASFITGDIIKVDGGQSLYSHSAYTIPEHNRSKVFKWQDEFTSKL, encoded by the exons atggcagcaatatcAGCAAAAAACTTTGGAAGCATTTTTCGTTCTGGACTTTTTGATGGCAAAGTCGCCATTGTTACTGGAGGAGGAACAGGTATTGGTAAAGCTATTACAAAGGAATTAGCTGTCCTGGGATGTAAAGTAATTATTGCATCAAGAAAATATGAAGTTCTTCAGAGTTCTTCTTCAGAAATCAACCAGCAATTGAAAAATGATTTGGTTTATCCAATACCGTGCAATATTAGAAAAGAGGATGAA GTGAAATCTTTAATGGATAAAACAGTCTCCCAATTTGGTAGAATCGATTGTTTGGTCAACAATGGCGGGGGACAGTTTATTTCACCATTTGCAAGCATGAAGACAAAGGGTTGGAATGCAGTTGTAGATACGAATCTAAATGGAACATACTACTGTCTAAAAGAAG cttatCATGCCTGGATGAAAGAGAATGGAGGAAGCATTGTTAATATAGTGGTCAATAATTTTAATGGAATGCCATACATGGC ACATAGTGGAGCGGCACGTGCTGGAGTACAAAACCTGACGAAAACACTCGCGTTAGAATGGGCACCTAATGGTATCCGAATAAATTCAGTTGCTCct GGAGTGATCTATTCAGAGACAGCGGCAGCTAACTATAAAGACCATCCAGATTTATTTGACTCGGTTACAAAATTACTTCCAACTAAAAGAACTGGCTCCGTCGAAGAG ATTTCTGGACTTGTCTGTTTCTTGCTGTCACCGGCTGCATCGTTTATAACTGGTGATATCATAAAAGTGGACGGTGGACAGAGTTTATATTCGCATTCAGCATATACGATACCTG agCATAACCGTAGTAAAGTTTTTAAATGGCAAGACGAATTTACATCGAAGCTATAA